One Pseudorasbora parva isolate DD20220531a chromosome 8, ASM2467924v1, whole genome shotgun sequence DNA window includes the following coding sequences:
- the or55e1 gene encoding olfactory receptor 52K2, with protein MIEELQGANLSHTKFLFMGFPEIYKYRRLLSLPFFLSYILVVLGNSLLLFVIKNTESLHSPMYILVSALAVVDIIVPTAIIPAMLLGFLFDLNEISLNGCLTQMFVTHFFSSVESTILLAMALDRFVAICKPLHYTEIMNSSMFLKMLIFTLIRSGTIMFALVTLASLLSFCGSNVIHHCYCDHMALVSLACDSISKNNAMGLVVIICFVGIDISVIFFSYVKILHVVLGAAAGEERWKAFHTCGTHLMVMMCFYFVGSITFLSRNLHIPIPIDVNTFLGVTYIVFPASVNPIIYGVRTKEIRNALLKMFKININRVSIVKVSTIKM; from the coding sequence ATGATTGAGGAACTCCAAGGAGCAAACCTCTCGCATACAAAGTTCTTATTTATGGGATTTCCAGAGATCTACAAATACAGACGTCTGCTTTCCCTGCCATTTTTTCTAAGTTACATTTTGGTCGTGCTGGGGAATTCTTTGTTGCTTTTtgtgataaaaaatacagaaagtCTTCACAGTCCAATGTACATTCTAGTGTCTGCTTTGGCAGTTGTCGACATCATTGTACCCACTGCTATTATCCCAGCAATGCTTCTTGGTTTCCTCTTTGACTTGAATGAAATATCTTTAAATGGATGTttgacacaaatgtttgtaactcatttCTTTTCTTCTGTAGAATCCACCATACTTTTAGCTATGGCTTTGGATCGCTTTGTGGCCATTTGCAAGCCATTACATTACACTGAAATCATGAACTcatcaatgtttttgaaaatgctTATTTTTACATTGATCAGAAGCGGCACTATAATGTTTGCACTGGTCACTTTGGCTTCACTTTTGTCTTTTTGTGGGTCTAATGTTATCCATCATTGCTACTGTGACCACATGGCTCTTGTTAGCTTGGCCTGTGATTCAATAAGCAAAAATAATGCAATGGGATTAGTTGTGATAATCTGTTTTGTGGGAATTGATATATCTGTTATTTTCTTCTCTTATGTGAAAATCTTGCATGTTGTGTTGGGGGCTGCGGCCGGAGAGGAACGTTGGAAAGCCTTTCATACCTGTGGTACACACTTAATGGTTATGATGTGTTTTTACTTTGTAGGTAGTATTACCTTTCTTTCACGAAATCTTCACATTCCAATCCCAATTGATGTTAATACCTTTCTGGGTGTTACGTATATAGTTTTCCCTGCAAGTGTCAATCCAATCATTTATGGTGTGCGAACGAAAGAAATAAGGAATGctttattgaaaatgttcaaaataaatattaatagagTTTCCATTGTAAAGGTGTCAACAATAAAAATGTAA